From one Amia ocellicauda isolate fAmiCal2 chromosome 17, fAmiCal2.hap1, whole genome shotgun sequence genomic stretch:
- the LOC136713216 gene encoding decapping and exoribonuclease protein isoform X2 yields the protein MDNWTRKKKNTVPICKLRYFSPQPESMPFDLNHGYPHKYLPMGSNVKDGVDHVLRWMLKEKYTLDQGDASTVFLTSRGRLTKIFTSPYQMRGEGWKMAVTLYRKTFYIDEVRDSEDSNSWMVYWGYKFEQYVCADQPNGKPNIEGHINTSEAFYTVVESNINSFKLLFSGEVDCMEECPKYPTAPGYYVEMKTSLKPNGEDFFYRHKMLKWWAQSFLVGLSRIFAGYRNTSGIVHKTEMFEVQSIPELCQKNIQNSWEPQVCMNFLCEFLSFVQKVVTQDNPSVVYLFTFDPSQRTISVSIQEDAEHSIIPSWYIEANQTETVSV from the exons ATGGATAACTGGACAAGGAAAAAGAAGAACACAGTACCAATCTG CAAGCTGAGGTACTTCAGTCCACAGCCAGAGTCTATGCCTTTCGACCTCAATCATGGTTACCCTCACAAATACCTTCCCATGGGCAGCAATGTGAAAGATGGCGTGGATCACGTGCTGAGGTGGATGTTAAAGGAAAAATACACCCTTGATCAGGG GGATGCGAGCACTGTCTTCCTCACCTCTCGCGGACGGCTGACAAAGATATTCACTTCCCCTTACCAGATGAGGGGTGAAGGGTGGAAGATGGCAGTGACTCTGTACAGAAAGACCTTTTACATTGACGAGGTCAGGGACAGTGAGGATTCTAATTCATGGATGGTTTACTGGGGCTATAAGTTTGAGCAGTATGTGTGTGCAG ACCAGCCTAATGGCAAACCCAACATCGAAGGTCATATTAACACAAGTGAAGCGTTCTACACTGTGGTGGAATCCAACATCAATAGCTTCAAGCTGCTCTTCTCTGGAGAGGTGGACTGTATGGAGGAGTGCCCCAAGTACCCCACAGCTCCCGGCTATTATGTGGAGATGAAAACATCTTTAAAACCAAACGGAGAGGACTTTTTTTACAG ACACAAGATGCTTAAATGGTGGGCCCAGTCCTTTTTGGTTGGTCTCTCACGTATCTTTGCAGGCTACAGGAATACATCGGGGATTGTTCACAAAACGGAAATGTTTGAGGTTCAGAGCATTCCTGAGCTGTGCCAG aaaaacatacaaaactcTTGGGAACCTCAAGTGTGCATGAATTTCCTCTGTGAATTTTTGTCCTTTGTGCAGAAGGTTGTCACACAGGATAATCCCAG TGTGGTTTACCTTTTCACCTTCGATCCATCACAACGTACCATCAGTGTCTCCATTCAAGAGGATGCAGAACACAGTATCATACCCAGCTGGTACATTGAAGCAAATCAGACTGAA
- the LOC136713216 gene encoding decapping and exoribonuclease protein isoform X3, translating into MDNWTRKKKNTVPIWDASTVFLTSRGRLTKIFTSPYQMRGEGWKMAVTLYRKTFYIDEVRDSEDSNSWMVYWGYKFEQYVCADQPNGKPNIEGHINTSEAFYTVVESNINSFKLLFSGEVDCMEECPKYPTAPGYYVEMKTSLKPNGEDFFYRHKMLKWWAQSFLVGLSRIFAGYRNTSGIVHKTEMFEVQSIPELCQKNIQNSWEPQVCMNFLCEFLSFVQKVVTQDNPSVVYLFTFDPSQRTISVSIQEDAEHSIIPSWYIEANQTETVSV; encoded by the exons ATGGATAACTGGACAAGGAAAAAGAAGAACACAGTACCAATCTG GGATGCGAGCACTGTCTTCCTCACCTCTCGCGGACGGCTGACAAAGATATTCACTTCCCCTTACCAGATGAGGGGTGAAGGGTGGAAGATGGCAGTGACTCTGTACAGAAAGACCTTTTACATTGACGAGGTCAGGGACAGTGAGGATTCTAATTCATGGATGGTTTACTGGGGCTATAAGTTTGAGCAGTATGTGTGTGCAG ACCAGCCTAATGGCAAACCCAACATCGAAGGTCATATTAACACAAGTGAAGCGTTCTACACTGTGGTGGAATCCAACATCAATAGCTTCAAGCTGCTCTTCTCTGGAGAGGTGGACTGTATGGAGGAGTGCCCCAAGTACCCCACAGCTCCCGGCTATTATGTGGAGATGAAAACATCTTTAAAACCAAACGGAGAGGACTTTTTTTACAG ACACAAGATGCTTAAATGGTGGGCCCAGTCCTTTTTGGTTGGTCTCTCACGTATCTTTGCAGGCTACAGGAATACATCGGGGATTGTTCACAAAACGGAAATGTTTGAGGTTCAGAGCATTCCTGAGCTGTGCCAG aaaaacatacaaaactcTTGGGAACCTCAAGTGTGCATGAATTTCCTCTGTGAATTTTTGTCCTTTGTGCAGAAGGTTGTCACACAGGATAATCCCAG TGTGGTTTACCTTTTCACCTTCGATCCATCACAACGTACCATCAGTGTCTCCATTCAAGAGGATGCAGAACACAGTATCATACCCAGCTGGTACATTGAAGCAAATCAGACTGAA
- the LOC136713216 gene encoding decapping and exoribonuclease protein isoform X1, whose product MDNWTRKKKNTVPIWYLSVRQERGIKAFDVQNYKTIEKGSFSLELNKDKSNERTFCPHSKLRYFSPQPESMPFDLNHGYPHKYLPMGSNVKDGVDHVLRWMLKEKYTLDQGDASTVFLTSRGRLTKIFTSPYQMRGEGWKMAVTLYRKTFYIDEVRDSEDSNSWMVYWGYKFEQYVCADQPNGKPNIEGHINTSEAFYTVVESNINSFKLLFSGEVDCMEECPKYPTAPGYYVEMKTSLKPNGEDFFYRHKMLKWWAQSFLVGLSRIFAGYRNTSGIVHKTEMFEVQSIPELCQKNIQNSWEPQVCMNFLCEFLSFVQKVVTQDNPSVVYLFTFDPSQRTISVSIQEDAEHSIIPSWYIEANQTETVSV is encoded by the exons ATGGATAACTGGACAAGGAAAAAGAAGAACACAGTACCAATCTG GTATCTGAGTGTGAGACAGGAGAGAGGAATTAAAGCCTTTGACGTGCAAAACTATAAAACTATTGAAAAGGGCAGTTTTTCTTTAGAGCTTAATAAAGACAAATCAAATGAACGCACGTTTTGCCCTCATAGCAAGCTGAGGTACTTCAGTCCACAGCCAGAGTCTATGCCTTTCGACCTCAATCATGGTTACCCTCACAAATACCTTCCCATGGGCAGCAATGTGAAAGATGGCGTGGATCACGTGCTGAGGTGGATGTTAAAGGAAAAATACACCCTTGATCAGGG GGATGCGAGCACTGTCTTCCTCACCTCTCGCGGACGGCTGACAAAGATATTCACTTCCCCTTACCAGATGAGGGGTGAAGGGTGGAAGATGGCAGTGACTCTGTACAGAAAGACCTTTTACATTGACGAGGTCAGGGACAGTGAGGATTCTAATTCATGGATGGTTTACTGGGGCTATAAGTTTGAGCAGTATGTGTGTGCAG ACCAGCCTAATGGCAAACCCAACATCGAAGGTCATATTAACACAAGTGAAGCGTTCTACACTGTGGTGGAATCCAACATCAATAGCTTCAAGCTGCTCTTCTCTGGAGAGGTGGACTGTATGGAGGAGTGCCCCAAGTACCCCACAGCTCCCGGCTATTATGTGGAGATGAAAACATCTTTAAAACCAAACGGAGAGGACTTTTTTTACAG ACACAAGATGCTTAAATGGTGGGCCCAGTCCTTTTTGGTTGGTCTCTCACGTATCTTTGCAGGCTACAGGAATACATCGGGGATTGTTCACAAAACGGAAATGTTTGAGGTTCAGAGCATTCCTGAGCTGTGCCAG aaaaacatacaaaactcTTGGGAACCTCAAGTGTGCATGAATTTCCTCTGTGAATTTTTGTCCTTTGTGCAGAAGGTTGTCACACAGGATAATCCCAG TGTGGTTTACCTTTTCACCTTCGATCCATCACAACGTACCATCAGTGTCTCCATTCAAGAGGATGCAGAACACAGTATCATACCCAGCTGGTACATTGAAGCAAATCAGACTGAA